The window AAAGTTAAGACTTATATGAACAGGTGTTCACGATTCAAGGAAAGAGTTGGGTTCATGGGACTAATTGACCTTCTCAGACAAGAGTTCTCATTCATTACAGGAAACTATCGAATTCTTGTAATAAGCTGGATAATAATGGACCTTGCCATGGAAATGCCCAACCCAAACTTTCAGTATTACATTCGAGACGTCCTAGGTGGTCCTCCTATGGCCTTGGGAATAATAGGCCTTGCCAACTTCCTTGCAATGGCGGCTGTAGCCTTTCCAGGCGGCTACCTTGCAGACAAGTATGGAAGACGTTGGCTTATTACGACTATGACGTTTGCAATGGCCCTATCATTTCTATTCTTTGCGCTTGCCCCGACATGGCACTTCATTTTGTTAGGGTCAATCGTGAGTAGCCTCTGTCTAATATACCAACCAGCACTGTTTGCAATGGTCCAAGATTCGCTTCCTCCAGAGCGCAGAGGCATGGGTACTTCAATCATACAACTTATTCACGGCACTTTTAACACTCCAGGACCTATAATCGCGGGTTTTCTGTTGCTGCAATTTGGACTGGAGTGGAGTATGAGAATAATATACCTAATCACGACAACTCTCTTTTTCATCGCCGCAGTGTGGCGGCTGAGATTGAAGGAAACAATAACGAATAGTGAACCAATTCGCTTCAGGTATTTTATCTCTTCGTACCCGAAAGCCATCAAAGAAAGCTTCAGCGTCTGGAAAGTAGTTCCACGATCAATGTTCTGGCTTTTTACTGTTAGGACTCTCGTAATGTTCGGAATGTCGCTTACTAATGTAATCAATGCACTCTACGCAAGAGATGTGCTTGGAATACCAGAGGAACAGTGGTGGCTCGTTTTCATTCCGCTTTTATTGACCATGGTCGTGGTTTCTATCCCAATCGGCAAGATGGTCGACAAGATTGGAAGGAAAATTCCGCTAGTTCTCGGCCTATTTGTCCTCGGCATGGCTACACTGGTTTTTGCCACCGGCAACCTTCTAACAGTCATGATTTCGATGATTCTATTTGGAATCGCCCAACTATTGGCTATGTCTGCGTCGATGGCGCTTTCAACGGATCTAGTAAACCCAGTGAACAGAGGCAAAGTACAAGGGTTCATCAACTTCATGGGCTACATCGTGATGGCCTTTGGCATGTTGTTGGGGAACTATCTCTTCATAGAAGGAATGAAAATAGGCATTCCCCAACTACCCTTCTACACAACACTTGGATTGATTGTTCCACAGCTCCTAATAGTCTTGTTTCTCATAC is drawn from Candidatus Bathyarchaeota archaeon and contains these coding sequences:
- a CDS encoding MFS transporter, whose protein sequence is MNRCSRFKERVGFMGLIDLLRQEFSFITGNYRILVISWIIMDLAMEMPNPNFQYYIRDVLGGPPMALGIIGLANFLAMAAVAFPGGYLADKYGRRWLITTMTFAMALSFLFFALAPTWHFILLGSIVSSLCLIYQPALFAMVQDSLPPERRGMGTSIIQLIHGTFNTPGPIIAGFLLLQFGLEWSMRIIYLITTTLFFIAAVWRLRLKETITNSEPIRFRYFISSYPKAIKESFSVWKVVPRSMFWLFTVRTLVMFGMSLTNVINALYARDVLGIPEEQWWLVFIPLLLTMVVVSIPIGKMVDKIGRKIPLVLGLFVLGMATLVFATGNLLTVMISMILFGIAQLLAMSASMALSTDLVNPVNRGKVQGFINFMGYIVMAFGMLLGNYLFIEGMKIGIPQLPFYTTLGLIVPQLLIVLFLIHEPKERVGTTSSD